From Calditrichota bacterium, a single genomic window includes:
- a CDS encoding pyridoxine 5'-phosphate synthase, with the protein MLRLGVNIDLVAVIRADRRGKEPNPVAAALQAEVGGADGIVATLREDRRYLTERDMALLKETVTTHLNLRVAAQEEMAKRAVAILPDMVTLIPPLAQGVVPSTGLDVAAGPEALEDLVATLRSSNIVVAVRIEPDLRQVKAAAHVGVDYVELNTTPLAMAQDLDAQTEQLEKLRAAALAASKLGLGISAAGGLNFQNVREVAKIPQIEEVNIGHALVCRALLVGLAQAVRDMTTLLRECSPPASD; encoded by the coding sequence ATGCTTAGACTCGGGGTGAACATCGATTTAGTGGCAGTGATCCGTGCGGATCGGCGCGGCAAGGAGCCCAACCCTGTGGCCGCCGCGCTGCAAGCGGAGGTCGGCGGCGCCGACGGCATCGTGGCTACCCTGCGCGAAGACCGGCGCTACTTGACTGAGCGGGACATGGCTTTGCTCAAAGAGACGGTGACTACCCACCTCAACCTGCGCGTGGCCGCGCAAGAAGAGATGGCCAAGAGGGCAGTGGCCATCCTGCCCGACATGGTGACCCTGATCCCTCCCTTAGCGCAGGGCGTAGTGCCAAGCACGGGACTGGACGTGGCTGCGGGTCCGGAGGCATTGGAGGACCTCGTGGCCACCTTGCGCTCCAGCAACATCGTGGTGGCGGTGCGCATCGAGCCGGATTTGCGGCAGGTGAAAGCTGCCGCCCACGTCGGCGTCGACTACGTGGAACTGAACACGACACCGTTGGCCATGGCGCAGGATTTGGACGCCCAGACCGAACAATTGGAGAAACTGCGGGCGGCAGCGTTGGCAGCGAGCAAGCTGGGACTAGGGATCAGTGCTGCCGGAGGGTTGAACTTCCAGAACGTACGCGAGGTGGCAAAGATTCCCCAGATCGAAGAAGTCAACATCGGCCATGCGCTCGTCTGTCGTGCCCTCCTGGTGGGACTGGCCCAGGCGGTGCGCGACATGACGACCCTTCTTCGAGAGTGCAGCCCCCCGGCGAGTGACTAA
- a CDS encoding HD domain-containing protein — MIDDEGLREKTLAVMVDALARGGWSTEDLATMPFTLLIPNCKVSYLTHVRAVTQIAIRAAQALSEHYAGHLSLNKDVLVAGALLHDVGKLLEFRRDATGFAKSTGGKLLRHPFSGAGLAVAHGLPDEVVHVIAVHAKEGDGGYRSPEAVIVHHADFITFEPLRG, encoded by the coding sequence ATGATTGACGATGAGGGCCTGCGCGAGAAGACGCTGGCAGTCATGGTCGACGCCTTAGCGCGCGGCGGCTGGTCGACCGAGGACCTTGCCACCATGCCCTTCACGCTCCTCATCCCTAACTGCAAGGTGAGTTACTTGACCCACGTGCGGGCAGTCACCCAAATCGCCATCAGAGCCGCCCAGGCGTTGTCTGAGCACTATGCGGGTCACCTCTCCCTGAACAAGGATGTGCTGGTGGCCGGCGCGTTGCTGCACGATGTGGGCAAGCTCCTGGAGTTTCGGCGCGATGCCACTGGGTTCGCCAAGAGTACCGGCGGTAAACTCCTGCGCCACCCGTTCAGTGGCGCTGGCTTGGCGGTGGCCCACGGCCTGCCCGACGAAGTGGTGCACGTCATCGCCGTGCACGCCAAAGAAGGGGACGGCGGCTACCGCAGCCCAGAGGCAGTCATCGTGCATCACGCCGACTTTATCACCTTTGAACCGTTGCGCGGTTGA